The genome window TGGCTCCCCCGTGACAAATTATCAATCAGTTCCCATGTGCCGGTAACGGCCTGGACCGAAGGCGGTGCAGCAGAGTCTGTAAGCTTGTCACTGGAAGCCAGCGTAATGTGGGGGGGACCGTAGAAAGCGAGTGAGACTTAGACTGAGAGAGGGCTGAGCGAGGCAAAAAACGCGGCAAAATCTAAAATTAGACGCGGTCTACGTACACATTCTCGATACCCGGGACTAGCAAAGGCTGTGTTTTAAAGATGGAGGGAGGCTTTGCATGTCAGTTCCTTCAGACAGAAATCAAGACAGGGGAGCAATCGATAACATtgcgaaaaaaaaaaaaaaaaaaagtcttGTTTTGTATGCCCTCTTGTAAGGCTGCGTTTACCTGACCGAATAGCAGACTTTCATCCCACATCGCGATTGTGGATAAGGATTGGGCATGGTACTTTGACGTAACAGCTGCTGATAGCTTTATGCTTTAATTCTTCGTTGTCAGCACAACGGGTGTGTCCATCTTACACCCGCTCTCTTTAACAACGGTAACTCAATCTTGCAGAAACTTGTGTTATGTGTCCTTTCGGCGAAAAAGAGTCTACCGTCTGCGTTATTCAGGCCAGTCGCCGTAGTCATACAAGTCATCCTGTTTGtttttcttgtttgttttcCTGTGTTGATCATGGAGAAAAAATTCAAgtggtggtgctggaggTGGATCATTATCCTAGCAGGTGTCGTCAGCACCAAAAGCTCAGGGTCCCTGCATTTTTGACTCTGTAGGGTTATGGATCCATATTTTGGTTCGATGATCGTAAAATGTTGGAGGATcagatggaggaggaagtgaTCCGTGGTGTATTAGTTGCGGAGCAATGTCATCACGATTCTTAATCCCGCAATGGAAACTTTCAGAGTATCAATTGTCACCACTGAACTTCTTCCAACCACCAAGATCATGTAGGCTGCCGGGCCAATGACATGATCGCCATGTTGATCGTGGGGGGATCCAAAACTTACGGCAGTTCCTCTCACAACAGGACCTGAAGATAGCAGATAACCTCACTGTAGTCACAAGCCAAGTGCATGTTTATTTTTCAGCTGCTTCAACTAGCACAGCCTGAAAGAGCAAATTAACGTGAGCTGCGCCCATTCAAGGTTAGACAAGCGAAAAGCGAACAagctcagcttcatcaaaaAGAGTGAAAGCGTAGATGAGTGGCTGAGCGCCCTATCTCTCCACTATGACCTTTTTAGTGGGAACCTGACCTCAAGCTGTAACAACCAGGCTTGGGCTTTTGGGCTTGGGTAACTGGGGGAGTCGTAAGCGCAACGCCTCCAGGCGGACGAGGCAGAACGTGATACTTACGCACTGTACGACACCAACGATTATCGCTGTAAATAACAGTGTGAGTTGGGCGCCGGATCTTGCCTGTCCGGGGTGCAGGGGCTCGCTGCGCCACTCCACGTCAACTAACATCCAACCCCCTCATCTGTTTGTTAGTGCGTAACTGTGCTGCAGTACAACGGTTAGTGCTCACGCCCAGCCCAACCTGGAACTTACCTACCTACAAGTGGTCCTGGGCTGTGTTCAGCTTTTATAAAaccatcctcttcttccctctggtgATACCCTTCTCTCCTCTATTATCTcgcctcatctcatctttccCTTTTTTACGTTCGCGTCATTTTCTATCTGTCGCGTTTCGTTCTACTCACTCGAATAGAGTCATTCGCTTATAACAGCACAGCACTCGTTCTGCTAGCTCTACGTCATATTCCGATTCGATCTCCGACACTCAGGGTTTACATCCTCCGCATACCTAAAAACAACCCCCAAAAACTACACCACACACAGCAACAATGGGCGTCGGTCGATTTTTCTGCGTGTTATTGCCGTTCGTGCTCACAGTCGgctccatcatcttcctACTCGTCGGTGCTCTCGCTGGTGTCGCCGATAAATCTCTCTACATCTTCCGAATCGATGTCAAGaacctcagcatcagccCTGCCGATGTTGGCAACATTATCGATAACCTCGACCTCAAGGACTTCAAGCTGGATACCCGCGATGCGCCTGTTATTGAGGAGCGTGccgacaagatcaaggataACATTACCGCTGAGCTGCTCGGTCTCGACAAGTACTACGACATCAACCTCTGGGGTTTCTGTAAGACCGACTCAGATGGCAAGCGAAAGTGCGAGAAGCCCGAGTTTGACTGGgccaacaagaagttgaacACCTCTTATCTCATTGGTGCCGACAAGAATGTCCAGATTGAACTTCCTGATGAGATTCAGGATGCTCTCAAGGCCTTCAAGACTGTCACCAAGTGGACACAGGTCGTCTACATTGCCGCTTTCATCGCTCTCGCTGCTGAGATTATTCTCggcatcttctccaactgCTCTCgcatcttctcctgcttgACATGGATCGTCGCTGGTATTGCCTCCACTCTCGTTATCGCCGCTGTCGTACTCTCTGGTGTCTTTGCTGGTACAGTCGTTGGTGCTGTCGAGGGCACAGCCAAGTTCTACGGTGTCAAGGGTAATATCAACGGTCGATTCTTCGCCTGTGTCTCTATCGCAGCCGCCTTCGCCATCGCTGCCGGTCTCTTCTGGATGTTCACCATCTGCTGCTGCAAGCCTGAGAGCCGAAGTCGCGACAAGAAGAACCGCCGATCCGATGGCGAGAAGCTCCTCGGTGGTGCCACCAACAAGCACGGCTCTTACGCTCCTCTCGGTGATGACCACGAGATGCAGACCGGCTACTACAACCACAACCAGTCCCAGTCTCAGTATGGTGCTCCTCGCTACCCCAGCGGTACTGCCCGTTCTGACCTCGCCTACGAGCCTTACTCTCATCGCGCTTAAACCGCTACGAGTAACTCGATGACATGATTCCTAAAGTCTATTTGACATCTGATGATGATTGCATTAATGGCGTTTGGGTTTGATTTTGGTATTCGGGATCGAATGACAGGGTAATGTTTGCTATAGCACTCACGCCGCCATGAAAGAGGTTTGGTTATGTTATGGCTTTGCAAAGGAAGTTGGTGGATATTGGCGACGGGAAGATGCCGGATGGCATGATACCCAAACGTTTTCTTTTTGAAATTATTGGGCAATGAATGAACATACATAGCTATCCTAAATGTTCGCCCTCAAAGCATAAAAATATACACAATGCATTTACTATTTTGTCCGATTTGTTGTGATGGTTCAAGTGAAGAGTTTAGTGATGCTTCATCAGGATGGGCCTTGGTAGTATATAGAGCCAGTCCAAAAATTTTCTCTCATGGCTGACTGAGAATCCACACAAAACCTCATTCATACAATACAAATTTAACTCTACACTTGACTCGACGCACGAGCTCTTATGGCAGATGAAGATTGCCCTTGTCATGAATAAGTAAATGAGCACATATTTTAAACTTTCTCAATTTTTATTTCCTATTATCAATAATGGCAGATGTGAGTTATGATCATAAATGCCCCTCCCCCGCTATCATGATCTCACACATGTCAGTCAAG of Fusarium oxysporum Fo47 chromosome I, complete sequence contains these proteins:
- a CDS encoding SUR7/PalI family-domain-containing protein — encoded protein: MGVGRFFCVLLPFVLTVGSIIFLLVGALAGVADKSLYIFRIDVKNLSISPADVGNIIDNLDLKDFKLDTRDAPVIEERADKIKDNITAELLGLDKYYDINLWGFCKTDSDGKRKCEKPEFDWANKKLNTSYLIGADKNVQIELPDEIQDALKAFKTVTKWTQVVYIAAFIALAAEIILGIFSNCSRIFSCLTWIVAGIASTLVIAAVVLSGVFAGTVVGAVEGTAKFYGVKGNINGRFFACVSIAAAFAIAAGLFWMFTICCCKPESRSRDKKNRRSDGEKLLGGATNKHGSYAPLGDDHEMQTGYYNHNQSQSQYGAPRYPSGTARSDLAYEPYSHRA